From one Polynucleobacter sp. UK-FUSCHL-C3 genomic stretch:
- the rplB gene encoding 50S ribosomal protein L2, producing MPLMKTKPTSPGRRSMVKVVNPDLHKGKPFAALVEPQFQKAGRNNNGHITTRHKGGGHKHHYRMVDFKRNDKDGIAAKVERLEYDPNRSANIALLIYADGERRYIIASKGMNVGQQVMNGAEAPIKAGNNLPIRNIPIGSTIHCVEMLPGKGAQIARSAGSSAVLLAREGVYGQVRLRSGEVRRILIECRATIGEVGNEEHSLRQIGKAGATRWRGIRPTVRGVAMNPVDHPHGGGEGKTGEGRVPVSPWGTPTKGYRTRRNKRTTTMIVQRRQKR from the coding sequence ATGCCGCTCATGAAAACAAAACCGACCTCACCTGGTCGCCGTTCAATGGTGAAAGTGGTTAACCCCGATCTTCATAAAGGAAAACCTTTTGCAGCTCTGGTTGAGCCACAGTTCCAAAAAGCGGGGCGTAATAACAATGGCCATATAACAACCCGTCATAAGGGTGGTGGACATAAGCATCACTACCGTATGGTTGACTTTAAGCGTAATGACAAAGATGGCATTGCTGCCAAAGTAGAGCGCCTAGAGTACGACCCAAATCGTAGCGCCAACATCGCACTTTTAATTTATGCTGATGGTGAGCGTCGTTACATCATTGCATCCAAAGGCATGAATGTCGGACAACAAGTAATGAATGGTGCGGAAGCCCCAATCAAGGCCGGCAATAATTTACCCATCCGTAATATTCCAATTGGAAGCACGATTCACTGCGTAGAGATGTTGCCTGGTAAAGGCGCTCAAATTGCACGCTCAGCTGGAAGCTCTGCAGTTTTATTGGCTCGTGAGGGTGTTTATGGGCAGGTTCGTTTACGTTCTGGGGAAGTCCGTCGCATATTGATTGAGTGCCGTGCCACTATTGGTGAAGTTGGCAATGAAGAGCATAGCTTGCGTCAGATTGGTAAAGCAGGAGCAACCCGTTGGCGCGGTATTCGTCCAACGGTACGTGGCGTTGCCATGAACCCAGTAGATCATCCACACGGTGGCGGTGAAGGAAAGACCGGAGAAGGTCGTGTCCCTGTTTCTCCATGGGGCACACCAACTAAGGGATATCGCACACGCCGTAATAAGCGCACGACGACCATGATTGTTCAACGTCGTCAGAAGCGTTAA
- the rpsS gene encoding 30S ribosomal protein S19: MTRSAKKGPFCDASLVKKVETAQANKDKKPIKTWSRRSTILPDFIGLTIAVHNGKQHVPVYVSENMVGHKLGEFALTRTFKGHSADKKVVKK; this comes from the coding sequence ATGACCCGTTCTGCTAAAAAAGGTCCATTTTGTGATGCTAGCCTTGTAAAAAAGGTTGAGACCGCACAAGCCAACAAAGATAAGAAGCCCATTAAGACTTGGTCACGGCGTTCGACCATTCTTCCTGACTTTATTGGATTAACCATTGCTGTTCATAACGGAAAACAACATGTCCCGGTCTATGTCTCTGAAAACATGGTCGGTCATAAGCTTGGTGAGTTCGCTTTGACACGTACGTTCAAGGGACACTCTGCCGATAAGAAAGTAGTGAAGAAGTAA
- the rplV gene encoding 50S ribosomal protein L22 — translation MMEVKAIHRGARISAQKTRLVADQIRGLPISRAMNILNFSPKKAAFIMKKVVESAIANAEHNKGADIDELKVSAVIVDKATSLKRFTARAKGRGNRIEKQSCHISVTLSN, via the coding sequence ATGATGGAAGTTAAAGCTATTCACCGCGGCGCTAGAATTTCTGCGCAAAAGACACGATTGGTCGCCGACCAAATTCGTGGGTTGCCAATTTCACGCGCAATGAACATTCTGAATTTCAGTCCTAAAAAAGCTGCCTTCATTATGAAAAAAGTAGTTGAGTCAGCCATTGCAAATGCTGAACACAACAAAGGGGCCGATATTGATGAGCTCAAAGTATCTGCAGTGATTGTGGATAAAGCGACATCATTAAAGCGCTTTACTGCCCGCGCAAAAGGCCGTGGCAATCGTATTGAGAAACAAAGCTGTCACATTAGTGTGACCTTGAGCAATTAA
- the rpsC gene encoding 30S ribosomal protein S3 — protein sequence MGQKINPNGFRLSVSRNWTSRWYANNTDFANMLKEDVEVRNYLKKKLKNASVSKVLIERPAKNARITIFSSRPGVVIGKKGEDIEVLRKELQKRMGVPVHVNIEEIRKPEVDAQLIADSITQQLEKRIMFRRAMKRAMQSAMRLGAQGIKIMSSGRLNGAEIARREWYREGRVPLHTLKADIDYATSEAETTYGIIGVKVWVYKGDTLGRGADVQIAQNSATEAPAPDDKKPRRAPAKTVRRAASADTVAKAPEDKPAVKPAVKRVRKVAASAETKKAGE from the coding sequence ATGGGCCAAAAAATTAATCCAAACGGTTTTCGCTTATCGGTAAGCCGTAACTGGACCTCACGTTGGTACGCAAATAATACTGATTTCGCTAACATGCTCAAAGAGGATGTTGAGGTACGAAATTATCTCAAGAAGAAATTAAAAAATGCTTCTGTAAGCAAGGTTCTGATTGAGCGTCCAGCAAAAAATGCCCGTATTACTATTTTTAGTTCCCGCCCTGGCGTGGTAATTGGTAAAAAGGGTGAGGATATCGAAGTTCTTCGGAAAGAATTACAGAAGCGAATGGGCGTTCCGGTGCATGTCAACATTGAAGAAATTCGCAAGCCAGAAGTGGATGCACAGTTGATTGCAGATTCAATTACACAGCAGCTAGAAAAACGCATTATGTTCCGTCGCGCAATGAAGCGTGCGATGCAAAGTGCAATGCGTTTGGGTGCTCAAGGCATTAAGATTATGTCCTCCGGTCGCTTGAATGGCGCTGAAATTGCACGTCGTGAATGGTACCGCGAGGGTCGTGTACCTCTGCACACTTTGAAGGCTGATATTGATTACGCCACATCAGAGGCCGAGACAACATACGGCATTATTGGTGTGAAGGTTTGGGTTTATAAAGGTGATACCTTGGGTCGTGGCGCGGACGTACAGATAGCGCAAAACTCTGCAACCGAAGCCCCCGCTCCTGATGATAAGAAGCCACGTCGTGCACCAGCGAAGACAGTTCGTCGTGCCGCTAGTGCAGATACTGTAGCAAAAGCACCAGAAGATAAACCAGCAGTGAAGCCCGCAGTAAAGCGGGTTCGTAAAGTTGCTGCTAGTGCAGAAACGAAAAAGGCAGGAGAGTAA
- the rplP gene encoding 50S ribosomal protein L16 → MLQPKRRKYRKEQKGRNTGVATRGSSVSFGDFGLKAVGRGRLTARQIESARRAMTRHIKRGGRIWIRIFPDKPISQKPAEVRMGNGKGNPEYYVAEIQPGKVLYEMDGVDEALAREAFRLAASKLPIQTTFVIRQIGA, encoded by the coding sequence ATGCTGCAACCAAAGCGTCGTAAATATCGTAAAGAACAAAAAGGCCGTAATACTGGAGTAGCCACTCGTGGTAGCTCTGTGTCTTTTGGTGATTTTGGTCTTAAAGCAGTAGGTCGCGGTCGTCTCACTGCCCGCCAAATTGAATCTGCGCGTCGCGCAATGACCCGTCACATTAAACGTGGCGGCCGTATTTGGATTCGGATATTCCCAGATAAGCCAATCTCGCAAAAACCCGCAGAAGTACGTATGGGTAACGGTAAAGGTAATCCCGAGTACTACGTTGCTGAAATTCAGCCGGGCAAGGTTCTTTATGAAATGGATGGCGTTGATGAAGCTTTAGCACGCGAGGCTTTCCGCTTAGCTGCCTCTAAATTGCCGATCCAAACAACCTTTGTGATTCGTCAAATTGGCGCTTAA
- the rpmC gene encoding 50S ribosomal protein L29: MKTKELQAKDLGGLNQELSELLKTRFKLRMQKATQQLQNTSQLGQVKRDIARVKTFITQKTAQK; encoded by the coding sequence ATGAAAACAAAAGAATTGCAGGCTAAAGATTTGGGTGGGCTTAATCAAGAGTTATCAGAACTCTTGAAGACGCGTTTTAAATTGCGTATGCAAAAAGCTACTCAGCAACTTCAAAACACTAGTCAATTGGGCCAGGTAAAACGTGATATTGCTCGCGTCAAAACCTTTATCACCCAAAAGACTGCACAGAAATAA
- the rpsQ gene encoding 30S ribosomal protein S17: protein MTEISKPLRRTLIGRVVSDKMQKTVTVQIERQVKHPVIGKYVGKSKKYHAHDESNQYKMGDTVEITEGKPIAKTKAWVVTRLVEASKGI, encoded by the coding sequence ATGACAGAAATCTCCAAACCTCTTCGCCGCACACTCATTGGTCGTGTGGTAAGTGACAAAATGCAAAAGACGGTCACTGTTCAGATTGAGCGTCAAGTAAAGCATCCAGTGATTGGTAAGTATGTGGGTAAGTCCAAAAAATACCATGCTCATGATGAAAGCAATCAGTACAAGATGGGCGACACCGTGGAAATAACGGAAGGTAAGCCAATTGCTAAAACCAAGGCTTGGGTAGTTACTCGCCTAGTAGAGGCTTCCAAAGGTATTTAG
- the rplN gene encoding 50S ribosomal protein L14 — protein MIQTESRLQVADNTGASEVLCIKVLGGSKRRYANIGDVIKVSVKAAAPRGRVKKGDIYNAVVVRTAKGVRRPDGSLIKFDENAAVLLNAKLEPIGTRIFGPVTRELRTERFMKIVSLAPEVI, from the coding sequence ATGATTCAGACTGAAAGCAGGTTGCAGGTCGCCGATAACACAGGCGCCAGCGAAGTATTGTGCATCAAAGTATTGGGCGGCTCAAAGCGTCGCTATGCCAATATTGGTGATGTTATTAAGGTAAGCGTTAAAGCTGCCGCTCCGCGTGGTCGTGTAAAAAAAGGTGATATTTATAACGCGGTTGTTGTTCGAACTGCCAAAGGTGTTCGTCGTCCAGATGGCTCCTTAATCAAATTTGATGAAAACGCTGCGGTGTTGCTAAATGCAAAACTCGAGCCAATCGGTACCCGTATTTTTGGGCCCGTTACTCGCGAGTTGCGTACTGAGCGTTTCATGAAGATTGTTTCTCTCGCGCCCGAAGTTATTTAA
- the rplX gene encoding 50S ribosomal protein L24 produces the protein MKKIRKGDSVIVLTGRDKGKKGTITGILENKFVVEGVNIYKKNVKPNPNEGTTGGTVDKTMPIHASNIALVDANGKPSRVGIKLVDGKKVRFLKTTGATLSA, from the coding sequence ATGAAAAAGATTCGTAAAGGCGATTCCGTTATTGTCCTCACCGGACGTGACAAAGGTAAAAAAGGCACCATCACTGGAATATTGGAAAACAAGTTTGTGGTGGAAGGTGTCAACATCTATAAAAAGAATGTAAAACCAAACCCCAATGAGGGAACTACTGGTGGTACGGTTGATAAAACTATGCCGATCCATGCATCCAACATTGCTTTGGTCGATGCTAATGGCAAGCCATCGCGTGTAGGCATCAAGTTGGTAGATGGCAAAAAGGTGCGTTTTTTAAAAACCACTGGCGCCACCCTTAGCGCTTAA
- the rplE gene encoding 50S ribosomal protein L5, translating to MSTRLQEHYKNTVVANLMKQFGYKSVMEVPRITKITLNMGLGEAVNDKKVIEHAVGDLTKVAGQKPVVTKARKAIAGFKIRQGYPIGTMVTLRGTRMYEFLDRFITVSLPRVRDFRGISGKAFDGRGNYNIGVKEQIIFPEIEYDKIDALRGLNISITTTAKSDEEAKALLAAFKFPFRN from the coding sequence ATGAGCACTCGTTTACAAGAGCATTACAAAAATACAGTTGTTGCCAACTTAATGAAGCAGTTTGGCTATAAATCTGTGATGGAAGTTCCCCGTATTACCAAAATTACACTCAATATGGGTTTGGGTGAGGCCGTCAATGATAAAAAAGTCATTGAGCACGCTGTAGGGGATTTAACTAAGGTTGCAGGACAGAAGCCTGTTGTAACGAAGGCGCGCAAAGCGATTGCAGGATTTAAGATCCGTCAAGGCTATCCTATTGGCACAATGGTGACATTGCGCGGAACACGCATGTATGAGTTCCTTGATCGCTTTATTACAGTTTCTTTGCCACGTGTTCGTGACTTCCGCGGTATTTCCGGTAAAGCATTTGATGGTCGCGGTAATTACAACATTGGCGTTAAAGAACAAATTATTTTCCCTGAGATTGAGTACGACAAGATTGATGCATTACGCGGACTCAATATCAGTATTACGACAACCGCAAAGTCAGATGAAGAAGCAAAAGCATTGCTGGCGGCGTTTAAATTTCCATTCCGCAATTAA
- the rpsN gene encoding 30S ribosomal protein S14, producing the protein MAKLSLIEREKKRAKLVAKYAAKRAELKAVIDDSSRSDEERYEARLKLQALPRNASPIRQRNRCSLTGRPRGTFRKFGLARGKIREIAFRGEIPGLTKASW; encoded by the coding sequence GTGGCAAAACTATCTTTAATTGAGCGCGAAAAGAAGCGCGCTAAATTGGTTGCAAAGTACGCTGCTAAGCGCGCTGAACTCAAAGCAGTGATCGACGATAGCTCAAGAAGTGATGAAGAGCGCTATGAAGCTCGCTTGAAGTTACAAGCACTTCCTCGCAATGCCAGCCCAATTCGTCAACGTAATCGTTGTTCTTTAACTGGCCGTCCACGTGGCACCTTCCGCAAATTTGGTTTAGCGCGCGGCAAGATTCGTGAGATCGCCTTCCGTGGCGAGATCCCCGGTTTAACCAAGGCCAGCTGGTAA
- the rpsH gene encoding 30S ribosomal protein S8 yields the protein MSISDPIADMLTRIRNAQAVQKTLVNMPSSKLKVAIAKVLKEEGYIDGFEITGEAAKPVLKIDLKYYAGRPVIERIERVSTPSLRIYKGRHDIPEVMNGLGVAIISTPQGLMTDRKARASGVGGEVICYVA from the coding sequence ATGAGTATTAGCGATCCAATCGCCGACATGTTGACCAGAATTCGCAACGCGCAAGCGGTGCAGAAGACCTTGGTTAATATGCCGTCATCCAAATTAAAAGTAGCCATCGCCAAAGTCTTGAAAGAAGAAGGCTATATCGATGGTTTTGAAATTACCGGTGAAGCAGCCAAACCAGTATTAAAGATTGATCTTAAATACTACGCTGGCCGCCCTGTGATTGAGCGTATTGAGCGGGTTTCAACACCTAGCTTACGCATATACAAGGGACGTCATGACATTCCAGAAGTGATGAATGGCTTGGGCGTTGCAATTATTTCTACACCACAAGGTTTGATGACCGATCGTAAAGCACGCGCTTCTGGCGTTGGCGGCGAAGTTATCTGCTACGTGGCCTAA
- the rplF gene encoding 50S ribosomal protein L6 codes for MSRVGKSPIAVPKGAEISIVNALLTVKGPLGTLTHNLHPSIGLEHKDGVITVAIKETTPESDALSGTTRALVNNMVVGVTKGFERKLSLVGVGYRAQAQGNTLKLQLGFSHEINHALPAGVKAETPSQTEIIIKGANKQQVGQVAAEVRAYRSPEPYKGKGVRYVDEVVHLKETKKK; via the coding sequence ATGTCACGAGTTGGTAAGTCTCCCATTGCTGTCCCAAAAGGTGCTGAGATTAGTATTGTGAATGCACTATTAACTGTCAAAGGGCCATTAGGTACTTTGACTCACAACCTTCATCCCAGCATTGGTCTTGAACATAAAGACGGTGTGATTACGGTTGCTATTAAAGAGACCACACCAGAATCCGATGCTCTTTCTGGAACAACACGCGCCCTAGTTAATAACATGGTTGTTGGTGTAACCAAGGGATTTGAGCGTAAATTAAGTTTAGTGGGCGTAGGTTATCGCGCTCAAGCTCAAGGCAATACCTTGAAATTGCAATTAGGGTTCTCACATGAAATTAATCATGCCTTACCAGCTGGAGTAAAGGCAGAAACCCCATCGCAAACCGAAATCATTATTAAGGGCGCCAATAAGCAACAAGTTGGCCAGGTTGCCGCTGAAGTACGAGCATATCGTTCACCAGAGCCATACAAGGGCAAAGGCGTGCGTTATGTGGATGAAGTGGTTCACCTTAAAGAAACCAAGAAGAAGTAA
- the rplR gene encoding 50S ribosomal protein L18, with the protein MNKNETRQRRARQTRIKIAELLAHRLTVIRSNCHISAQVYSPCGNKVIAAASTMEKDLRTSVKNGGNSDAAQKVGKLIAERAKKAGIESVAFDRAGHRYHGRIKALAEAAREAGLKF; encoded by the coding sequence ATGAATAAAAACGAAACAAGACAAAGACGCGCTCGCCAGACTCGCATCAAGATTGCTGAGTTATTGGCTCATCGCCTAACCGTGATTCGTAGCAATTGCCATATTTCTGCACAGGTTTATAGCCCGTGTGGAAATAAAGTGATAGCGGCAGCGTCAACCATGGAAAAAGATCTGCGCACTTCTGTAAAGAATGGCGGCAATAGCGATGCAGCACAAAAAGTTGGCAAGTTAATTGCTGAGCGTGCGAAGAAAGCCGGGATTGAAAGTGTTGCTTTCGATCGTGCTGGCCATCGTTATCACGGTCGTATTAAAGCTCTTGCTGAGGCCGCGCGTGAAGCCGGCTTGAAGTTCTAA
- the rpsE gene encoding 30S ribosomal protein S5, with amino-acid sequence MAKMQTKIQSEERDDGLREKMIAVNRVTKVVKGGRILGFAALTVVGDGDGRIGMGKGKSKEVPVAVQKAMDEARRKMIKVSLRKGTLQHTVIGQHGASRVLISPAKEGTGVIAGGPMRAIFDVMGVTNVVAKSIGSTNPYNMVRATLDGLSKMSTPAEIAAKRGKSVEEILG; translated from the coding sequence ATGGCAAAAATGCAAACCAAAATACAGTCAGAAGAGCGCGATGATGGTCTTCGCGAGAAGATGATTGCAGTTAATCGTGTCACTAAGGTTGTTAAGGGTGGCCGTATTCTCGGCTTCGCAGCTTTAACGGTTGTTGGCGATGGCGATGGACGTATTGGCATGGGTAAGGGCAAATCAAAAGAAGTGCCTGTGGCTGTGCAAAAAGCAATGGATGAGGCTCGTCGCAAAATGATTAAGGTCTCGCTTCGCAAAGGTACTTTGCAACACACTGTAATTGGTCAGCATGGCGCATCTCGTGTTTTGATCTCTCCAGCAAAAGAGGGTACAGGTGTTATCGCCGGTGGTCCGATGCGTGCCATTTTTGATGTGATGGGCGTAACCAATGTGGTTGCTAAATCGATTGGCTCTACTAATCCCTACAACATGGTTCGCGCAACCCTAGATGGTCTTAGCAAGATGAGTACGCCAGCAGAGATTGCTGCTAAGCGCGGCAAGTCAGTTGAAGAAATCTTGGGCTAA
- the rpmD gene encoding 50S ribosomal protein L30 yields MANTQSNSKVKVQLVRSLIGTRESHRATVRGLGLGRLNSVSELQDSPAVRGMINKVSYLVKVIG; encoded by the coding sequence ATGGCAAATACGCAATCGAATTCAAAGGTCAAGGTTCAACTAGTTCGCAGCTTAATCGGTACTCGTGAGAGTCATCGTGCAACTGTTCGTGGATTAGGGCTTGGTCGTCTTAACTCCGTTTCTGAGTTGCAGGACAGCCCTGCAGTTCGGGGAATGATTAATAAAGTCTCTTACCTTGTGAAAGTGATTGGGTAA
- the rplO gene encoding 50S ribosomal protein L15, translated as MQLNTIKPAAGSKRPRRRVGRGIGSGLGKTAGRGHKGQKSRSGGFHKVGFEGGQMPMYRRLPKRGFISLTRRHVGQITLADLERIGLAEVDLPALKQHGLAGEQINAVKVIKTGEIKRAVTLKGLTASAGARAAIEAAGGKVLEQV; from the coding sequence ATGCAATTAAATACTATTAAACCTGCCGCTGGTTCAAAGCGCCCACGCCGTCGTGTTGGCCGTGGCATTGGTTCTGGCCTTGGTAAAACTGCTGGTCGTGGACACAAGGGACAAAAGTCACGTTCTGGCGGATTTCATAAAGTTGGATTTGAGGGTGGACAGATGCCAATGTATCGTCGCCTTCCAAAACGCGGCTTTATTTCATTGACACGTCGTCATGTTGGCCAAATCACTTTGGCAGATCTTGAGCGAATTGGCCTAGCAGAGGTTGATCTGCCTGCGTTAAAACAGCATGGCCTTGCTGGTGAGCAGATTAATGCTGTGAAAGTCATTAAGACAGGTGAAATTAAACGAGCAGTTACCCTCAAGGGGCTCACTGCAAGTGCTGGCGCAAGGGCTGCCATTGAAGCAGCTGGCGGCAAGGTTCTCGAGCAAGTTTAA
- the secY gene encoding preprotein translocase subunit SecY yields the protein MALGSSNVSSLTPSGNKFGDLRRRLIFLVLALVVFRIGAHIPVPGIDPDQLAKLFTEQKDGILGMFNLFSGGALSRFTVFALGIMPYISASIIMQLMTIVLPSLEAMKKEGQAGQRKITQYTRYATVFLATFQAIGISIALESQPGLVVNPGAIFQFNTVVTLVTGTMFLMWLGEQITERGLGNGISIIIFGGIVSGLPSALASLLELVRTGSMNILSAILIVLIVIAVTYFVVFVERGQRRILVNYAKRQVGNKIYGGQSSHLPLKLNMAGVIPPIFASSIILFPATIAGWFTAGEPTNMVSRVVKDLAATLAPGQPVYIILYAAAIIFFCFFYTALVFNSRDTADNLKKSGAFVPGIRPGDQTARYIDKILVRLTLAGAIYMVLVCLLPEFLVLKYNVPFYFGGTSLLIIVVVAMDFMAQVQSFVMQQQYGSLMKKANFKMGPTL from the coding sequence ATGGCCCTCGGTTCTTCTAACGTCTCTAGCCTGACACCCTCTGGAAATAAGTTCGGTGACTTACGTCGCCGTCTAATTTTCTTGGTCTTGGCTTTGGTTGTTTTTCGAATTGGCGCACACATTCCTGTACCAGGCATTGATCCAGACCAATTAGCCAAGTTATTTACAGAGCAAAAAGATGGCATCTTGGGAATGTTTAATTTGTTCTCGGGCGGTGCCTTATCGCGCTTTACCGTTTTTGCTCTTGGCATCATGCCTTATATTTCTGCCTCGATCATCATGCAATTAATGACGATTGTTCTCCCATCGTTAGAGGCAATGAAAAAAGAGGGGCAAGCAGGGCAGCGTAAGATTACTCAGTACACGCGCTATGCAACCGTATTTTTAGCAACCTTTCAGGCAATTGGTATTTCCATAGCTCTTGAGTCACAGCCAGGTCTCGTTGTAAATCCCGGGGCAATCTTCCAATTTAATACTGTTGTTACCCTAGTAACTGGCACCATGTTTTTAATGTGGCTCGGTGAGCAGATTACAGAACGAGGTTTGGGTAACGGCATTTCCATTATTATTTTTGGTGGAATTGTTTCTGGCTTACCCAGTGCATTGGCAAGTTTATTAGAACTGGTTCGCACCGGCTCCATGAATATCCTCTCGGCAATTTTGATTGTTTTAATTGTGATTGCTGTAACTTACTTTGTAGTTTTTGTTGAGCGTGGTCAGCGCCGTATTTTAGTCAACTATGCCAAGCGCCAAGTAGGTAATAAGATTTACGGTGGACAGTCTTCCCATCTACCATTGAAGTTAAATATGGCCGGTGTTATCCCCCCCATTTTTGCATCCTCAATTATTTTGTTCCCAGCCACCATAGCAGGTTGGTTTACTGCTGGTGAACCTACCAATATGGTTAGTCGAGTTGTGAAAGACTTAGCAGCCACTTTGGCACCAGGACAGCCTGTGTATATTATTTTGTATGCAGCGGCAATTATTTTCTTCTGCTTTTTTTATACAGCTTTGGTTTTTAATAGCCGCGATACTGCAGACAATCTCAAAAAGAGTGGCGCTTTTGTCCCAGGCATTCGTCCCGGTGATCAAACCGCACGATATATTGACAAAATTTTGGTACGTCTCACGTTAGCAGGTGCTATTTACATGGTTTTAGTGTGCTTATTGCCAGAGTTCTTAGTGCTCAAATACAACGTACCTTTCTATTTTGGCGGAACATCATTATTAATTATTGTGGTAGTTGCAATGGACTTTATGGCCCAAGTGCAATCGTTTGTGATGCAACAACAGTACGGCTCTCTGATGAAGAAAGCTAACTTTAAGATGGGGCCCACACTTTAA
- the infA gene encoding translation initiation factor IF-1, producing MPKDDVIQMAGEIVENLPNAMFRVKLENGHVVLGHISGKMRMHYIRILPGDKVTVEMTPYDLTRARIIFRAK from the coding sequence ATGCCTAAAGATGATGTTATTCAGATGGCGGGTGAGATTGTCGAAAACTTACCCAATGCCATGTTTAGGGTGAAGTTAGAGAATGGGCATGTAGTTTTAGGTCATATTTCTGGGAAGATGCGTATGCATTACATACGCATCCTGCCAGGCGATAAGGTAACCGTGGAGATGACCCCATACGATTTAACGCGCGCAAGAATTATCTTCCGTGCAAAGTAA
- the rpmJ gene encoding 50S ribosomal protein L36 gives MKVLASVKAICRNCKIIKRKRVVRVICSSDPRHKQRQG, from the coding sequence ATGAAAGTATTGGCATCCGTTAAAGCAATTTGCAGAAATTGCAAGATTATTAAACGTAAGCGCGTAGTGCGTGTGATCTGCTCGTCTGATCCACGTCATAAGCAGCGTCAAGGTTAA
- the rpsM gene encoding 30S ribosomal protein S13 gives MARIAGVNIPNHQHTVIGLTAIFGIGKTQALKICDSAGVAIDKKVKDLTDAELEKLRDEVGKRTTEGDLRREVTMNIKRLMDLACYRGIRHRKGLPVRGQRTKTNARTRKGPRKAGVALKKG, from the coding sequence ATGGCACGTATCGCTGGGGTAAACATCCCAAATCATCAACATACTGTAATCGGCTTAACAGCGATTTTTGGTATTGGCAAAACGCAAGCATTGAAGATCTGCGATAGCGCAGGTGTTGCTATTGATAAAAAAGTAAAAGATCTAACCGATGCAGAGTTAGAGAAATTGCGTGATGAGGTTGGAAAACGCACCACTGAGGGTGATTTACGTCGCGAAGTGACCATGAACATCAAGCGTTTGATGGATTTGGCCTGCTACCGCGGTATTCGTCATCGCAAGGGTTTACCTGTTCGTGGTCAACGTACTAAAACAAATGCGCGTACTCGTAAAGGCCCACGCAAGGCCGGCGTTGCATTGAAGAAGGGATAA
- the rpsK gene encoding 30S ribosomal protein S11: MAKAQQTTANASAQRARKKVKKNVADGIAHVHASFNNTIVTITDRQGNALSWATSGGQGFKGSRKSTPFAAQVAAEVAGKAAIECGIKNLEVQIKGPGPGRESAVRALNSLGIKIVEIQDVTPVPHNGCRPPKRRRI; the protein is encoded by the coding sequence ATGGCAAAAGCACAACAAACAACGGCTAACGCTAGCGCACAACGCGCACGCAAGAAGGTTAAAAAGAATGTGGCCGATGGTATCGCTCACGTTCATGCATCGTTCAATAACACTATCGTGACCATTACTGACCGCCAAGGAAATGCTCTATCGTGGGCGACTTCAGGGGGTCAAGGGTTTAAAGGTTCGCGTAAATCTACTCCCTTTGCCGCTCAGGTTGCCGCCGAAGTCGCTGGTAAGGCTGCGATTGAATGTGGAATTAAAAATTTAGAAGTACAAATTAAAGGCCCTGGCCCTGGACGTGAATCAGCTGTCCGCGCCTTGAATTCATTGGGTATCAAAATTGTGGAGATCCAGGACGTAACACCGGTTCCCCATAATGGTTGCCGCCCGCCAAAGCGCCGTCGTATTTGA